The Anomaloglossus baeobatrachus isolate aAnoBae1 chromosome 4, aAnoBae1.hap1, whole genome shotgun sequence genome contains the following window.
tataatgtgtattatCTCTGCCCCTCTAGCCCAGCCTGCATCAtgcctggtatatataatgtgtatattatcTCCGCTCctctagcccagcctgcaccatgcctggtatatataatgtgtatattatcTCTGCCCctctagcccagcctgcaccatgcctggtatatataatgtgtatattatcTCTGCTCctctagcccagcctgcaccatgcctggtatatataatgtgtatattatcTCCGCCCctctagcccagcctgcaccatgcctggtatatataatgtgtatattatcTCTGCCCCTCTAGCCCAGCCTGCATCAtgcctggtatatataatgtgtatattatcTCTGCTCctctagcccagcctgcaccatgcctggtatatataatgtgtatattatcTCTGCCCctctagcccagcctgcaccatgcctggtatatataatgtgtatattatcTCTGCTCctctagcccagcctgcaccatgcctggtatatataatgtgtatattatcTCCGCCCctctagcccagcctgcaccatgcctggtatatataatgtgcatATTATCTCTGCCCCTCTAGCCCAGCCTGCATCAtgcctggtatatataatgtgtatattatcTCTGCTCctctagcccagcctgcaccatgcctggtatatataatgtgtatattatcTCTGCTCctctagcccagcctgcaccatgcctggtatatataatgtgtatattatcTCTGCCCCTCTAGCCCAGCCTGCACAACACCCAGAAACTGTCATTGGATTAACCCTTCACACCTCTTTTTCCACTGTTTTTCAGCTCCTTCTTCTTCTGGAAATTTTCCTCCTCAATCCTGCGATCCCGCCCAGGACAAGCACAGATTCGAACTTCAAAGCATCGACGTCCTAGGACGAGACCCCTAAAAGACAAATTACCAGGCGGCTGGAGACTGGGGGGTGGGGAGCGAGAGccgcgcagggggggggggggggtggggagcgAGAGCCGcgcaggggggtggggggtggggagcgAGAGCCGcgcagggtggggggggtggggagcGAGAGccgcgcagggggggggggggggggtggggagcgAGAGCCGCGCAGGGGGGGTGGGGTGGGGAGCGAGAGccgcgcaggggggggggggggggggggggggggagcgagagccgcgcagggggggggggggggggtggggagcgAGAGCCGCGCAGGGGGGGTGGGGTGGGGAGCGAGAGccgcgcaggggggggggggggggggggggagcgagagccgcgcagggggggggggggggcgagagccgcGCAGGGGGGGGTGGGGAGGGAGAGACGCGcaggggggggggtgtgtggagGGAGAGACGCGCAGCGGGGGGGGTGTGTGGAGGGAGAGACGCGCAGGTGGGGGGGTGTGTGGAGAAAGAGacgcgcagggggggggggggggtgtgtggagGGAGCGAGAGACGTGCAGGGGGGGGtggagggagcgagagagagacgCGCAGGGGAGGGAGCCAAAGGCGGCTGGAGAGGGGGGTGGAGGAAGTGAGATACgcacgggtgggggagggggagcgagAACCGCACGCGTGGGGGAGGACGAGAGACGGCAGCGCTCAGGCCTCAGATACCCTGACCTGCGCTGTACCCGCTACCTACTGTTTAGTCTCCAGCGTGATAACGGTCATGATGGGGCGACGGTTCATCCCACCCATGCAGGAGCTGTTACACATGTAGTTCAGGAGGAGGACGGTGCACTCGGAGCCCACCTGTGGAGGGAACGCAAGGTCAGCCAGGGGAAGGACGCCTCAAGAGAAGGGGAGCTCCGGTGGACGGGTCACAAGCCCCTACCTGTGGCTCCTCATACGGCACACACACGTGGTGACGACCATTGGAGTCCTCAGCGTAACAAGCCTGCACATTGCCTTCTACACGGATCAGGTGACTGCGGGGGGCAGAATCTGCTAAATAAGTAAATATATGTGACCTACTAACATTGAGACCCCAATACACAAGCAGCCGTGACAAGTGCATCCTATAACCAGCGCAGCGTACGGAGGGGGGGCCCCAGCACAGCGTACGGAGGGGGGGGCCCCAGCACAGCGTACGGAGGGGGGGGCCCCAGCACAGCGTACGGAGGGGGGGGCCCCAGCACAGCGTACGGAGGGGGGGGGCCCCAGCGCAGCGTACGGAGGGGGGGGCCCCAGCGCAGCGTACGGAGGGGGGGGGCCCCAGCGCAGCGTACGGAGGGGGGGGCCCCAGCACAGCGTACGGAGGGGGGGGGCCCCAGCACAGCGtacggagggggggggggccccAGCACAGCGtacggagggggggggggccccAGCACAGCGtacggagggggggggggccccAGCACAGCGtacggagggggggggggccccAGCACAGCGtacggagggggggggggccccAGCACAGCGtacggagggggggggggccccAGCACAGCGTACGGAGGGGGGGGGCCCCAGCACAGCGTACGGAGGGGGGGGGCCCCAGCACAGCGTACGGAGGGGGGGGGCCCCAGCACAGCGTACGGAGGGGGGGGGGCCCCAGCACAGCGTACGGAGGGGGGGGGGCCCCAGCACAGCGTACGGAGGGGGGGGGCCCCAGCACAGCGTACGGAGGGGGGGGGGCCCCAGCACAGCGTACGGAGGGGGGGGGCCCCAGCACAGCGTACGGAGGGGGGGGGCCCCAGCACAGCGTACGGAGGGGGGGGGGCCCCAGCACAGCGTACGGAGGGGGGGGGCCCCAGCACAGCGTACGGAGGGGGGGGGGCCCCAGCACAGCGTACGGAGGGGGGGGGGCCCCAGCACAGCGTACGGAGGGGGGGGGGCCCCAGCACAGCGTACGGAGGGGGGGGGCCCCAGCACAGCGTACGGAGGGGGGGGGGCCCCAGCACAGCGTACGGAGGGGGGGGCCCCAGCACAGCGtacggagggggggggggccccAGCACAGCGTACGGAGGGGGGGGGGCCCAGCCCCGCACTCACCTTCCCCGGCCTCCAGGCTCCTCTCATGGTGTGGGCACCGTCTCACCACCTCGGCCACGTGCTCGGATTTCTTGTACACGGCCACAGCGCGGATCACGGACTCGGGGGGAGGTGAACTCTGCGTCTGGATCAGAACCGGACAGGTCTTGGCTGACTGGCAGAAGAGCTTGTTCAGGTCTGGAGAATACTGGAAGGACAGAGGGGATGTGATCAGGGGTCCGCATCACTGGGAGGGAGGGGTGTGCGCTCACTAGTCCGGACATGCCCTCCGCACACTCACCGTGCAGGTCACAGACTTGGCTGTCCCGTTCTGCTGGAACTCCAGCTGTAAGCTGTGCTGCCCGGGGTAATCCTCTGTGGAGGGGACGGCCGAATTGGAGACGAGGGCAAACGTGCTGCTCACTCCGCCCTCCTGTATGTCCGACATGATGGGTGACAGCGAGTACTCCAAGCCCTGGAGAAGAGAACTGATGAGACCAAAGCAGTGCGGGCAGTGACTGAGGCAGTGCGACACCCACCGCCCCACCACCGCCCACCCCGGATATACACGTATGGGGGAAACCTGAGCCGGAGCGCAGTACCAAACACAACGGGCACTCACCAAAGGCTCATCCTTGTACGCCACATCATCAACTGGCAGCCTGAAAGAGACaagataatatttattcacttatatagcgctattaattccacatcgctttacatacattgcgagccccaatggggacagtgtggccaatctaaattccctatcagtatgtctttggagtgtgggaggaacccggaggaaaccgacgcaaacacggggagaacataaactccttgcagatggtgtgcttggtgggattataacccaggaccccagtgctaaccactgagccaccgtgagagCGGATACAGTCCAGGTAAAAAGGGGCAAAATGCGAGTTGTTCCTTCAATGCCCAACGAGGACCACAAAAGACGGAGAcaatatattttacacacacagtGCTTTTAATAAAGTATCCACTCCCCATAAACTTTTCCACATTCTTCACGCTACCCCCACTATCTCCCATGTCTGGGATTTTCTGTGACACCAGAGTACAAGAATCTGAGGTGTAAAGGAATAAtagtcatcctgtggacagattctcctcctgagctgtgatctctgctcgtcccgtggacagattctccccctgagctgtgatctctgctcgtcccgtggacagattctccccctgagctgtgatctccgctcgtcccgtggacagattctcctcctgagctgtgatctccgctcgtcctgtggacagattcttctcctgagctgtgatctccgctcgtcctgtgga
Protein-coding sequences here:
- the LOC142304429 gene encoding cellular tumor antigen p53-like isoform X1, whose product is MDPPSEGGLEPPLSQETFEDLWSLLPVDDVAYKDEPLGLEYSLSPIMSDIQEGGVSSTFALVSNSAVPSTEDYPGQHSLQLEFQQNGTAKSVTCTYSPDLNKLFCQSAKTCPVLIQTQSSPPPESVIRAVAVYKKSEHVAEVVRRCPHHERSLEAGEADSAPRSHLIRVEGNVQACYAEDSNGRHHVCVPYEEPQVGSECTVLLLNYMCNSSCMGGMNRRPIMTVITLETKQGLVLGRRCFEVRICACPGRDRRIEEENFQKKKELKNSGKRALPSSPVVDSALPKKKCPSEKKPFILEVHDPEHYELLKKMHDALKAQDILNQQMLTLKSRKYDDIKPKKGKKLLVKDKPELE
- the LOC142304429 gene encoding cellular tumor antigen p53-like isoform X2, which translates into the protein MDPPSEGGLEPPLSQETFEDLWSLLPVDDVAYKDEPLGLEYSLSPIMSDIQEGGVSSTFALVSNSAVPSTEDYPGQHSLQLEFQQNGTAKSVTCTYSPDLNKLFCQSAKTCPVLIQTQSSPPPESVIRAVAVYKKSEHVAEVVRRCPHHERSLEAGEDSAPRSHLIRVEGNVQACYAEDSNGRHHVCVPYEEPQVGSECTVLLLNYMCNSSCMGGMNRRPIMTVITLETKQGLVLGRRCFEVRICACPGRDRRIEEENFQKKKELKNSGKRALPSSPVVDSALPKKKCPSEKKPFILEVHDPEHYELLKKMHDALKAQDILNQQMLTLKSRKYDDIKPKKGKKLLVKDKPELE